A window of the Cololabis saira isolate AMF1-May2022 chromosome 19, fColSai1.1, whole genome shotgun sequence genome harbors these coding sequences:
- the LOC133419544 gene encoding protein HEG homolog 1-like: MKNEGYSGSTVLKFGKAESPKGWLLRTTGVTASVQIIYKANSAVTDAEFKELMSGVICKDCALAGSFESRELCTGDPCDVHSTTCKSKEGVLTCTCKDGYFNEGFCDRICSACPHGEKYDGSDCVSCPFGYTGFNCEESWKLILVIVGSVLGALLLTALILLGVVASKSPKVSSKRTKNEDFGKPYVSHSAAKSPLVNGSNHYAAQGNGMANGHGANLGVPRIPQATTTNSWDSRTNLEMTPSNSRQNLVPGGRNTRLYDDQDDQLHYAQSNPYATSLPQSSSSGQNRAGFNPYTQNQGQSNPYYVSDERGRYN; the protein is encoded by the exons atgaaaaatgaaggcTACTCTGGATCTACAGTGCTGAAATTTGG GAAAGCTGAGAGCCCCAAAGGCTGGTTACTGCGAACCACAGGAGTTACTGCATCTGTACAGATCATCTATAAAGCTAATTCAGCTGTCACAGATGCTGAATTTAAAGAGCTGATGTCTGGCGTCATTTGCAAAGACTGTGCACTGGCTGGATCATTTGAAA gcaGAGAGCTATGTACAGGCGATCCTTGTGATGTCCACTCGACGACGTGCAAATCAAAAGAGGGAGTTTTAACCTGTACTTGTAAAGACGGCTACTTTAACGAAGGTTTCTGTGACAGAATATGTTCTG cATGTCCCCATGGGGAAAAATACGATGGTTCAGATTGTGTCTC CTGTCCATTTGGCTATACTGGTTTCAACTGCGAGGAAT CTTGGAAGTTGATTCTCGTAATCGTCGGCTCCGTGCTCGGAGCCCTGCTGCTCACCGCCCTCATTCTTCTGGGAGTAGTAGCTTCCAA ATCTCCTAAGGTGAGCTCCAAGAGGACGAAGAATGAAGATTTTGGGAAACCTTACGTGAGCCATTCTGCTGCCAAGTCACCGCTCGTTAACGGCAGCAACCACTATGCGGCTCAAGGCAACGGGATGGCCAACGGCCACGGGGCCAATCTTGGGGTGCCACGGATTCCTCAGGCAACAACCACCAACAGCTGGGACAGCAGGACCAACCTGGAGATGACTCCCAGCAACAGCCGGCAGAACCTGGTCCCTGGAGGGAGGAACACG CGTCTGTATGATGACCAAGATGACCAGTTGCACTACGCTCAGTCCAACCCGTATGCTACGTCACTACCCCAGAGCTCCAGCTCTGGCCAGAATCGAGCCGGCTTCAACCCGTACACTCAGAACCAAGGCCAATCCAACCCTTACTACGTGTCAGACGAGAGAGGCCGCTACAATTAA